In the Williamwhitmania taraxaci genome, one interval contains:
- a CDS encoding cupin domain-containing protein yields MESKEFAKAEIFSFPTEVDYTQGGIVSRNVIKRPTGNVSLFAFDKGESLSEHTAPFDAMVQVVEGVAHVIINGQTHTVKAGECIIMPANITHAVAAPERFKMVLTMIKEQKV; encoded by the coding sequence ATGGAAAGTAAAGAATTTGCAAAAGCTGAAATATTCTCGTTTCCTACGGAAGTAGATTATACTCAGGGTGGAATTGTTAGCCGCAACGTGATTAAACGCCCCACCGGAAATGTATCGCTCTTTGCATTCGACAAAGGAGAAAGCCTAAGCGAACATACCGCACCGTTTGACGCAATGGTTCAGGTTGTAGAAGGCGTAGCGCATGTAATCATTAACGGACAAACACATACTGTAAAAGCAGGTGAGTGCATAATAATGCCAGCAAACATTACCCATGCGGTTGCTGCCCCCGAACGCTTTAAAATGGTTCTGACAATGATTAAAGAACAAAAAGTATAG